The Acanthochromis polyacanthus isolate Apoly-LR-REF ecotype Palm Island chromosome 17, KAUST_Apoly_ChrSc, whole genome shotgun sequence genome has a window encoding:
- the LOC127530597 gene encoding uncharacterized protein LOC127530597 translates to MTGKGRELVDMMQRRKVDILCVQETRWKGSKARSLGAGFKLFYHGVDRKRNGVGVILKEEFVRNVLEVKRVSDRVMSLKLEIEGVMFNVVSGYAPQVGCELEEKEKFWLDLDEVMQSIPRSERVVIGADFNGHVGAGNRDDEEVMGRFGIQERNAEGQMVVDFAKRMEMAVVNTFFQKRQEHRVTYKSGGRSTQVDYILCRRCNLKEISDCKVVAGESVARQHRMVVCRMTLVVKKMKRAKAEQRTKWWKLKKEECCMTFRKELRQALDGQEVLPHDWTTTANVIRETGRRVLGVSSGRKGDKETWWWNEEVQEWIQRKRLAKKKWDTERTEESRQEYREMQRKVKVEVAKAKQGAYDDLYARLDSKEGETDLYRLTRQRDRDGKDVQQVRVIKDKDGSVLTGANSVMGRWKEYFEELMDEENERERRIEEVTVVDQEVAKISKDEVRRALKRMKSGKALGPDEAMGKSS, encoded by the coding sequence atgacaggaaaaggtagagagctggttgacatgatgcagaggaggaaggtggacatactgtgtgtccaggagaccaggtggaaaggtagtaaagctagaagtttaggagcaggattcaagttgttctatcatggtgtagataggaagagaaatggagtaggagttatcttgaaggaggagtttgttaggaatgtcctggaggtaaaaagagtgtcagatcgagtgatgagcctgaagctagaaattgaaggtgtgatgttcaatgttgttagtgggtatgctccacaggtaggatgtgagctggaggagaaggaaaaattctggttggaccttgatgaagtgatgcagagcatccctagaagtgagagagttgtcattggtgcagacttcaatggacatgttggtgcaggaaacagagatgatgaggaggtcatgggcaggtttggtatccaggagaggaacgcagaaggacagatggtggttgactttgcaaaaaggatggaaatggctgtagtgaatactttcttccagaagaggcaggaacatagggtgacctataagagtggaggtaggagcacacaggtagactacatcttgtgtagacggtgtaatctgaaggagatcagtgactgcaaagtagtggcaggtgagagtgtagccagacagcataggatggtggtgtgtaggatgaccctggtggtgaagaagatgaagagggcaaaggcagagcagaggaccaaatggtggaagctgaaaaaggaagagtgttgtatgactttcaggaaagagttgaggcaggctttggatggtcaggaggtgcttccacatgactggacaactacagcaaatgtgatcagggagacaggtcggagagtacttggtgtgtcatctggaaggaaaggagataaggagacttggtggtggaatgaggaggtgcaggagtggatccagagaaagaggttagctaagaagaagtgggacactgagaggactgaagagagtagacaggagtacagggagatgcagcgtaaggtgaaagtagaggtggcaaaggccaaacaaggggcttacgatgacttgtatgctaggttggacagtaaggagggagagactgatctgtacaggttgacaaggcagagagacagagatgggaaggacgtgcagcaggttagggtgataaaggataaggatggaagtgtgttgacaggtgccaatagtgtgatgggaagatggaaagagtactttgaagagttgatggatgaggaaaatgagagagaacgaagaatagaagaggtgactgttgtggaccaggaagtagcaaagattagtaaggatgaagtgaggagggcattgaagaggatgaagagtggaaaggcacttggtcctgatgaagctatgggaaagagtagttga